The Anomalospiza imberbis isolate Cuckoo-Finch-1a 21T00152 chromosome Z, ASM3175350v1, whole genome shotgun sequence genomic interval TGTAACACAGCACGCCCACCACATGCAGACCCTCagagccctggccctgctgctgggactgtccccagcacaggacctggcagggacacccctgggCCAGAGCAGAAGCAAAATCCCCCTTCTGAGACAGGAGGAGAAAAgcctcttcctccctgcagccaccAGGTCACCTGAGCTCAGGAATGCCCTGGATTTCGTTTCCCAGGGGAATGCAGAGCCACTGTAGATGGGCGATTTCCCTGGATGCAGCAGGCACCtgaggctgcaggcagggagtCTCCAAGGGACGTGGCTCTGTTCTCAAAAAAACACCCAGTTCCCAAGCCTGAGCTGCACTTCCAGGGccctctgccctggggctgagccccagcccgtGAGCCAAGGGCAGCTCCTGGCGGTGCCTGGGCCACCTGGACCACCAGAGCTGGCTCAGCCGGCCGGGGGGCTCCCTGTCCTCTGAGCTATCCCCACCTTGTGTCTGCACCTGCAGCACATCCCACCTGCggcctgcctgccctgccctccagGAGGCTCAAAGGGCAGCAGCTAGGGAAACCATCCCGGCCAACTCCAGCCTACCCAGCGACTGTCACGAATAAACAGCGACCAGGGCCGAGGAACGCAGCTGCTCTCCCGTTTATTTCAGTTATTATATTTCAACTTATTTCACGCTGTAGGTGCGCTAGATGCAGGGGAGACCGGGCGGGTGGGGGAGCCGGGCAGCCGCAGCGTGTGCGGGATGGACGGGGCTCTGCTCACACGGCACGGGCAATGTCCTGTCGGAGGAGCGCGGGGGCCGTGCCGGGCCGTCAGCCCCGCGGCAGCGAGGCGCTCGGGAGCCGCGTGGCGCCGGCTGCGTACCGCTCTCTCCGCCTGTGCCCAGCGCcgggggcagcagctgctgttcaTCGCGCGGGCCGTACGCCGGGCCCCGAGGGCTCATATACTGTCCAGCTTCTTCAGGACgaagggagctgagggagagaaCAGCGCGAAGTCGAGCCTGGTCCGCGGCGCGACTGCTGCGGGCCTTGCAGCGCCTCGGACAGCCCGCCCGCGCCCGGGACACCGCCCCCGCGGAGGCCGTGTCCCGGCGGCCCCGGCACGGCGCCCAGACGCGGCACGTCCCGGGAACGCGGGCCCGACAAGGCCCGGAACGTCCCGGGAACGGGGGCCGGGACATCCCCGTAACGGGCCCGGCACATGCCGGGGCAGGACACCCGGTCACTCACTGATCCGCAGCAGTGCGACGTAGATGAGGAAGTTGCGGACGGAGGCGAGCACGTCGCGGCGCATCTTACGGCGGAGCTCCTCCGGGTCCATCTTGGGCCCCAGCCCCTCGATGCGGAACATCCCTGAGCGGAGCGCGGTCCCGGTCCCGACACGGCCCCGGCGCCACTGGCGGCCACGCGCGGCAGGACCACGTGACCGGGCGCGCCGCGCCTCACGTGACCGCGGCGGCCCTACGTGCGCGGAGCGCGGGGACGCGGCCGGCGCGCGGAGATGACATCACTTCCGGTCGGGCGTGAGGGGAGAGGGACGGGGTAATGGGGCAGAGGGACAGCGACAgccagagggacagggagcGGCTCGGGGAACGGAGACAGCGACAgccagagggacagggagcGGCTCGGGGAACGGAGACAGCGACAgccagagggacagggagcGGCTCGGGGAACGGAGACAGCGACAgccagagggacagggagcGGCTCGGGGAACGGAGACAGCGACAgccagagggacagggagcGGCTCGGGGAACGGAGACAGCGACAgccagagggacagggagcGGCTCGGGGAACGGAGACAGCGACAgccagagggacagggagcGGCTCGGGGAACGGAGACAGCGACAgccagagggacagggagcGGCACGGGGAACGGAGACAGCGACAgccagagggacagggagcGGCTCGGGGAACGGAGACAGCGACGGGGACAGCGACAGGGACAGGCACATGGACAGCGCAGTCCGCTGTCCCGAGCCCTCCCACGCCCTCGGCGTGTCCCGAGCCCTCCGCGGCACGGGCGGGGCTGCACGGGCAGAGGTGTCAGCTGCCCCAGGCCCCGTGCCGCGGGAGCTTGGGGCGCTCGGGGCTCAGGAGAGGAGATCCAGGCCCGGAGCCCAGCGCGCAGCGAGCTCGCGGCGTGCCGGGCCCGGGCAGAGCCGTCCCCGCTCGGTGGAGCCgccccggccgcggggccgggcccgggcggcGCCGCAGCCCcgcactgggagctccctgcaGGGGACACGGGCGGGGCAGCGGCCAGGGCCGCGGGCACGGCGGGGACAGCTCCCGGGAGAAGGGACACGCTCCTGCGGGCAGCGCCGGCCGTGCTGGGGCGGCTCCGGCTGCAgccgggctggcagcagggcagggcccggAGCGAGCCGGGACCCGAGCGGGGACAGAGCCAGCGTGGCACTGATCAGTGACAGCAGAGGGGACTCGGTGCCCGGCAGCGGGGACAGCACGAACTGCCCGCACGGCTGGGCAATGAACTGTGGTGAAAAATTAAGGCTTTACAATTTTAGTAGAGATTTGTAGGGAGCGGTATGTTTTTTATTATAGTGCTAGGCGCACATGgggatttttctttaaagggTATGCATAGTTTTTGAGGATTATCGAACTTTCTTTATTACTGACTGCTGTGAcaccctgcagctgcacaggtgtgtgtgctgtgacacTGTTGTAAACACAGGTGAACCCAACAGGAAGAAATGCTggtgtgtgactccagctcagaggGCTGAATGGTTTCTCTATTATAACcatgctataatacattaatatactgtttaaaggagatactaaaactacaaacctgcttttctaactaccatatctaactcctcacaactcgtgcccctctctgagagtgcagccacaggtgggttggattggccatcagctccaacaatcctcaccagaacccaaccaagcaatcaccccaggtgaacaattctccaaacacattccacatgggaaaaacaaggagcaggaatagaaattgttttctctttcttctctctgtgctcctctatgaaaagtcctgagagagagaagaatgtgcgTGGCACATGCCAGCTCCAGGACACCTCAGCGTTTACTCTGGCTGGCGGCTCTCAGGCTCTAGCAGGAGCAGACTGGCGGGTCCCAAGCCCCTTTTGGCAGAGGACCGAGGAGTGTCACGGTGCATTTTGTGCCTGCTGCGGTCTCGCTTTCTGCTGGAACAGCGTGAGAGGGGCCGTTTTCCAGAGCATTGCtcaggaggagatggaggaaTGTGAGCAAACCTGGGCAAAGCCGAGTGAAACACGACAGGATCCAGCAGGGACTGGAGCGAGGAGGGCACAGAAGTGCTGCTAAGGAGCAGTGCAGCTCTCCCAGACAGGGACCGGGGACTTCTTGCCACAAGCTGTTCCACTGGAATCACCCCATCCTGCTGGTCCCTTTGCGAGATGGGGGGGCTGAGGAACACTTCCTGTGGGAGATGTTCCCATTGGATAGGCTGGAGACTTCACGTGAAAGGTGACTGGCAAGGCACAGAAGGCCTTGGCTTTGGGTTTTGACACTGCTCAGCTGTCCTTGGGATGTGTGTGGCAACTTTCCAGAATTCCCTCAAACCTCCAAAGTGCAAAGCTTGGACATTTCATACCATAATTACCACTTCAGCTGCAGTCAGTCCCATTACAGGAGAATTTCACCCTCCATTCCCTGGAGCTGCAAGAAGGTTTCTTGCCTGGCATTGACTGACCCACTGACTGCCCTGAGGACTCTGATAGGGCATGGCACCACCTGTGTGAGGTGGTAACAGCATGAGCGGCTGACAGACGGTGCAGACGTTGCCACAGGGACAGCTGACCGCCCGAGTGGTGCTGGACAGTGGTGTGAGGAGCGGCCAGACTCCGCAGGCAGCgggagagcagcactgcaggggcGCGGGCACAGCTCCGCAGCAGCTTTGTCACTCGTAGCACATAGTGCTCAGAGAATAACGAGGTAAAGCTGTCAGGAACGCTGGGTTAGACACAGatcttaaaaaaaccaacatgatAGTGATGCCTCAGCTTTAGCTTTTATGTGTTTCaagttctgtgctgcttcagtgtgtgggtctgagcttcatatcaggggatggtgagctctcctcacagagcagggagacaaaacaattccttctccagctggggaccaaggacaaatgatccaaacctcaggcccaggagcacaaacagcatgcactgaagagagaaaaacaagcaggatgggactgcatgggctggagctggaatgggacaatgaactgcaatgtgccaatggagcagagctgatcccagtgagagcccccgggagcgctcgtgcattttgggaccatttgggttcatcttgggtgcagccctggctgggctcttgtgctgcccaaggtggatccat includes:
- the TOMM5 gene encoding mitochondrial import receptor subunit TOM5 homolog, translated to MFRIEGLGPKMDPEELRRKMRRDVLASVRNFLIYVALLRITPFVLKKLDSI